The following is a genomic window from Pseudophryne corroboree isolate aPseCor3 chromosome 3, aPseCor3.hap2, whole genome shotgun sequence.
tgccccggacttgccaagaagggcctggtacatggaccttctggagatgctcctcgaagatccgtggcctctacctcttcgcaaggatcttctgcaacagggcccgttcgtctatcaggacttaccatggctacgtttgacggcatggaagttgaacggctgattctagccaggagagggatccttaacaaggttatcccgactatgatccaagcctggaaggggtaacgtctaagcattacaatCGTATTTGCAAGAAATGCGTCTCTTGGTataagagcagaaattattctgcggtggaaattcatctgggatgtttcctgctattTCTGCaggtaggtgtggatgtgggcctgcatctgggctccataaaagtccagatttcggccttgtccattttctttcagaaacaattggcttctctccctgaggtccacacgttcttgaaagatgttctgcacatccaacctccctttgtgcctcccacggcagattgggatctcaatttggtgctgcagttcctccaatctgactggtttgaaccgttacaggagatggacgtaaaatatcttacgtggaaaaccgtcacactgttggccttggcttcagcaagatgtgtgttggagctgggggcttttGTCTCACAaatgtccctatttaattttccatgaggacagagctgaactcagaactcgtcagcaatttcttcctaaagcggtgtctgcgtttcacatcaaccaacctattgtggttctggttgtcaccgacacctctgctacttcaaagtctttggatgttgtgagggctttgaagatgtatgtcaagcgaacagctcatcacagagaatctgactcgctgtttgttctttatgatcccaataaaattggatgtcctgcgtcaaagcagtccattgcatgctggatcaggcttactatccagcatgcttattccacggtaggTTTGCCATATCcaatatctgtacaggcccactctactaggtcggtgggttctttctgggtggctgcccggggtgtctcggctttacagctctgctgagcagcaacTTAGTCaggttctaacacgtttgctaagttctacaagtttgatactttggcctctgaggaccttcagtttggtcaatcagttctgcaaaaacctcaacactctcccacccggtttgagagctttggtacatccccatggtactaaatggaccccagtatcctctaggacgtaagagaaaaaaggattttaattagctaccagtaactccttttctcgtagtccgtagaggatactgggcgcccgcccagtgcttcgttcttcctgcactgttacttggtaaagtaatgttggttcagctgttgttgttcctatttcaagtttggttagcttgactttcctcttgtgtgtgtgctggttcagaatctcaccattatccttatctatccttctctcaaagtatggccGTCTCCTcaggcagtttcctagactgagtccggtaggtggggcgtagagggaggagccagcccacactatcaaattcttaaattgcccatggctcctagtggacccgtctataccccatggtactaaatggaccccagtataatctacgaactacgagaaaaggatttacctgtaggtaattaaaatcctattttttcagcccTCTGCTTGGCCCCACACCCTGCTTCCAGCCATTTATCATTGGCTGCGGGAGGCACCACTCTCAGGGCCTCTGATACAAATCAAAACCATTTTTTTAAcagtataaaaatgattagaataatataaagcatatacttttgACACAGAATAAGTGTCATatgtattttctttgtattatattaatcattaatgacaggggaggcactgcctaccctgactgcacgtcccagaTATATGTACTTTGTATGCATattttcaaattattattattatattatactatATGATTTTTTGCTATGCACTTGAGAAGAAGTATGTCTTTTATAACTAAAGCACCTACTGTATATTGATTGTGACTACACTCCTGGAACAACTAATTACTGAACTCTGATCCTCCCTTGTCATTTTGTTCTGAGTCAGGGTGTTAGTCCAGTTCACCAAATCTGAGAGCTGCATTTTAAATTTATATTTCTTATCAAGTGAAAAAGGTCTACATTATTGTTGTATATTGGTATACATACAGTTGtgatcataagtttacataccctagcagaatttgtgattttctggccatttatcAGAGAATAAgagtgataactcacaaacttttctttcactcatggttagtggttgggtgaagccatttattgtcaaacaactgtgtctactctttttaaatcataatgacaacagaaactacccaaatgaccctgatcaaaagtttatataccctggagattttggcctgataacatgcacacaagttgacacaaacgggtttgaatggctactaaaggtaaccatcctcacctgtgatctgtttgcttgtaatcagtgtgtgtgtgtgtataaaaggtcagtgagtttctggactcctgaaagacccttgcatctttcatccagtgctgcactgacgtggctggattctgagtcatggggaaagcaaaagaattgtcaaaggatctgcgggaaaaggtaattgaactgtataaaacaggaatggatataaaaagatatccaagcaattgagaatgccaatcagcagtgttcaaactctaattaagaagtggaaaatgagggattctgtggaaaccaaatcacggtcaggtagaccaacaaaaatttcagccacaactgccaggaaaattgttcgggatgcaaagaaaaatccacaaataacttcagctgaaatacaggactttctgaaaaaaagtggtgtggttgtttcaagatgcacaataaggaggcatttgaataaAAATGCGCTGCATGGTTGagttgccagaagaaagccattactacgcaaatggcgcaaagcatcccgcttacaatactccaaacagcacagagacaagcttcaaaacttctggaacaaagtcatttggagtgatgagaccaaaattttactttttggccacaaccataaacgttacatttggagaggagtcaacaaggcctatgatgaaaggtacaccattcctactgtgaaacgcggaggtggatcgctgatgttttggggatgtgtgagctacaaaggcactggaaacttggccaaaattgatggcaagatgaatgcagcatgttgtcagaaaatactggaggaaaatttgcactcatcagcccggaagctgtgcatgggacctacttggacgttccaacatgacaatgatccaaaacacaaggccaagtcgacctgtcattggctacagcataaagtaaaggttctggagtggccatctcagtctcctgacctcaatatcattgagccactctggggagatctcaaacgtgcagttcatgcaagacagcccaagaatttacaggaactggaggctttttgccaagaagaatgggcagctttaccatctgagaaaataaagagcctcatccacaactaccacaaaagacatcaagctgtcattgatgttaaagggggcaatacacggtataaagaactggggtatgtaaacttttgatcagggtcatttgggtagtttctgttgtcattatgatttaaaaagagtaaacacagttgtttgacaataaatggcttcacccaaccactaaccgtgagtgaaagaaaagtttgtgagttatcattcatattctctgacaaatggccagaaaatcacaaattctgctagggtatgtaaacttaggaGCAACAACTGTATACAGCTATATCTATTTAGGATATTAATTTGCGCCCATTAAATTGTATTGCATTTTTGATCTGGCGAAAATACTCCATGCCAGGTTACATTCACAGAtgtttcttaagggccctacagactgggcgaccagccgccgagctgcctgactgcCGATCCGGCGGCGGgggagaggtgacggggggagtgacgctCCATAGCAATTATAGCTATTTTATAGATACCTTTTGTTGTACTTGAATGCAATTGATTGCTTACTATGTGTTAAATGTTATTTAGAATATTAACAAATAcatttaattttctttattatATGTGTGTTGATACTATTTCAGCCAAAAGACAGTTTTTCTTTTAAATTGATAAGTGCAGTACCATCGATATCTTGTTTTGGGATGTTTTGTTATTCTTCATTGGATAACATTTCTTACTAAGGTGTGCAGTCACGGTCACAGGCATACAGGGGTGCCTGCAGCTGTTGATAACTAGCAACATCATTCAAATTAAAACGTAGACATATAAAGATCTTTATCAGTGCCTAAACAATTAGGGGTGTGGTATAGAGGATCTAGAGTCATTATATCAACagacacaaggttgacatggactGAAGgttggcatggacaaaaggtcgacaaatgaaaggttgacactggaaaaggtcaacaagtacaaaagatcaacagtgtcaaaaggttgacatggcaatggtcgacacaacaATAGTTGAccctttttttttagcattttgggGGTTTGTGTGAATAGTTTTGCTCAcaatgctttgggcacggtgtctcgcttcgctttgCATACCAcacggttactaaaggttatgatttgtgacatggatagtcaaggaaggaacAAGACCAAAAACCTCCCAAAAACATGTTGATCctatgaacctgtcgaccttttccagtgttaacattttgtccatgtcaaccttgtgcctGTCAACCATATGTGGTCAACCAAATGTATGTCGACCTATAGTCTGGATCCTAACAATTAAGACCAACCATTAAGAAAGCAGTGACCATTATAGAAAAATTTCTAaaggtttttttgtgtcattttccagTCTGACCCATTTGCAGGATGTACACTGGAAAACAGAAGCTGGACAAATGAGTTCCTGCTCCTTGGATTTACCAATGAAAGAGACAAAAGTGTCAtactatttattttctttttcctgATCTATATAATGACCCTTTTGGGAAACATAACCATAATCTCGTTGGCTACAGTGGAGATCACGTTAAGAACACCAATGTATTTCTTTCTAAACAACTTTTCTTACCTTGAGATAGGTTACACTACAACAACTGTACCTAGAATGCTATATCATCTGTTATCTGGAAACATGGCTATATCCTTTAATTCTTGCCTCACTCAGATGTATTTCTTTTTTGTCTTTGGCACCACAGAATTCTTTATTCTGGCACTAATGGGATTTGACCGTTACCTGGCCATCTGTCATCCACTTCATTACACTACAATCATGAACAAACAATTTTGCTACCAGCTAGTGTTAGGATCATGGGTAAGTGGATGTCTAGTTCCAACCGTACCCACAATTGTGCTCTCTCGAAAGCCGTTTTGTGGCTCAAAAATCATCAACCACTTCTTCTGCGATGTTGGCCCATTGGTGAAACTATCGTCACCGGACACATTCTTCCTAGATGTTTTTGTCTTTATGATTTCCGCTGTTGTAGTCCTCAGCTCATTACTGCTTATTACAATATCTTATGTTTTTATAATCTCTGCTATATTAAGAATATCATCATCATCTGGGCGCCACAAGGCTTTCTCAACATGTGCTTCTCATTTTTCTGTCGTAACTATATTTTTTGGTACTGTCATTTTTATGTATGTCCGGCCATCCTCTGTTGAAAATTATCAGATGGACAAAGCTGTATCAGTCTTTTATTCTGTTGTTACACCGGCTCTCAATCCTCTTATTTACAGTTTAAGAAACAACGAGGTAAAAAGAGCCTTGAGGAAAGTCTTCCAAAGAAGACAAAAATCCTTGGAAAGTTTAGGTGTCATTTATTCCATTAAACACAAAGCAAATTTTAGACAACATTAACATCTTCTTTGTCTTGTAAATAAAACGAAAAATTTTCTTAGAAAAAAGACACATACTGTAGGGGGGAATTTAATTGTGCCTGGAAAAAAAACGGGCATTACTGCGGTTATTTGACGGATGTTTTTCCCAGGCAATTCAATTCACAACCCATTTTTATTTTTCTGAAAAAAAAATCCAGTTTTCGtgacaaaaacacatgggatctgggaaaAGTTCCTAGAACTATGTgttttcatgatcgtagctgtgcggaAACATCACTTATTGAGGATTTTGTTTCGGGACCTCAGTGggtccttaaaaaaaaaattaagtacagTAAGTGCTGGCATTGGGGCGAATTGGATAGCTCCAGGGGGATCAATTAGCTgtgtaaattactgtggctaattgaattctccccataaAGGTAGACCAGAAAATAAATGCATTCCCACCGTGCAGCTCATTCAGCCTAATTCATGGTTGGGCGGTCCCCCTAACCGAACCTGTTTTCTAAGTGCTCTGTGAGTAGAATGCTGCCACAGTTGTACTTGGTGATGTGCATTGTTAAAAAGGACTCTACGCTACAAAATCCATCTGAGTGTTATCCAATTCTTGAATGCGCAGAAAGCGAAACATGCCAAAATATATCCTCACTTAgagcaggtgtatggtgatgtgaaAAAGTGGTGTGAAATCTTCACTAATGGATGAAAAAATGTGCATGACAAAGAATAACCATTACCGCCATCACAGTGTTGGGTGGGAGGTTTTCAATCATCCATCCTATAGACCAGACCTTGCTCAAAGCATTTTTCACCTGTTCACTAAGCTCAAAGAGTTGAGCAGAAAACATTTTGCAAGTGATGAGTTGAAGCTTGCAGTTAACAACTAGTTTAATGGACTGGAGGCAGCAGAGTACAAGAATAAGATTCTAAAGCTTGTGGGCAGATATGATAAATACTTATATGAAGGAGAcgattatgtagagaaatagactgaggtaaaagtaaaaaaaataaaataaattgttttttCTCTAACAGTCTTTATGTTCTGGATACGCCATAATTTCTGGCAAGGAGTATAAtacaaaaatagaattttaattacttttacttttaaATCCATTTCTCAtagcccataagggatattggggaatctagtacgatggggtatagacagggtccaaaggagctttaaatttcttcaactggttgtgctggctcctcccctctatgccccctcccacaggcagttataggtaaaaacgtgcccgaaggcgaaaggacatatatgagagaaggaaatatgataacaaagagttgtgagatttacataccagcacaccactaacatacaactacCAGCAATAGCtggcaacaacaacagcaacagctgaacaggtaaccaaattacaagaacctgcagaaaagtcaacgcactgaggcaggcacccaatatcccttatgtacgacgtgaaaaggatttactggtaggtaattaaaatccattttctcttgcatccataagggatattggggaatctagtatgatggggacgtcccaaagcatccaaaacgggcgggaacatgtggagactgctgcagtaccgcctgcccaaactgggtatcttctttggccagggtatcaaacttgtagaacttcacaaaagtgttcttccccgaccatgtagcagctcagcaaagttgtaaggccgagactccacgggcagccacccaggaagaacccactggtcttgtagagtgggccttcagagatttaggaacaggtaaggcagcagacacataggcctgctgaatagtaaacctaatccaatgagcaatggacagctttgaagcaggacaaccctttttctgtgcatcttacagcacgaacaaagaatctgtctttctgatctgagccgttcttttgacatagatttttaaggctcgcacagcatccaatgcctccggaggagcagaagcaccagaattggacggaatcacaataggctgattcaagtgaaacacagagacaaccttcggtaggaactgctgcctagtgtgGATCTCcgctctgtcttcgtaaaagaccaagtatggacttttacacgacaaggcccccaattctgagacacgtcgaacagaagccagggccagtaacatcaccgtcttccacgtgaggtacttgtcttcataggtgtgcgcaggggggggtgcctggtgcgcacaggcaccccctaatgtctggcacccctatctcacatgcctgatgcagcgatcgctgagcaggctgattactgtcctctctgcgctgcaccctgtcaggactgcattactgaccggacgcctgggttaatcaagggtgccactgacaccggctttcaaattcccagctccacctccatgtacaaaaacagcgtgatgtgacgtgattatgtcatgctgctcgcatgcccacccaccacatgcccacctctctccttctatgttatgccaacgccagccactgatgaggagcagcatgcagccagcattcctcttaggaagacaaatactggcaggcggtcagcagcagcattgacacgtcactcgttttttccagcagcagcagtactagtctgcgactgtcagtgagtgactgacttgtaagtaagctactgcagcttgcagaggaaagagaggggtgaCAGCCCAGGCTGAGGTGGAGCAGtgcaattgcagtgagtgccatcaggggtgtttgtttggtgcacaccacaacatctgacaatgtatctgctttattaggcttggtacaaaggtggatattttatatgcgttgaccatcaatagatggtgctagacacggtcaaaaggcggtgctagacacacccctccgacggtgcaccctctAAAAAAATGTGCACGCCAGTGCTTGTCTTCTATCGTCATCAGAGGTTAAaatcaggaggactgtagaaattccactatactacattcagatcccagggtgcgatAGGctggatgtggagtaccccttgcaagaaggtctgacattctggcaacactgccaatttcttttggaagaaaataggattttaatacctaccggtaaatccttttctcttagtctgtagaggatgctggggactccaaaaggaccatggggtatagatgggatccgcaggagacatgggcattttaagactttaatgggcgtgaactggctcctccctctatgcccctcctccagacctcagttataagaactgtgcccagaggagacggacatttcgaggaaaaggattttgttaaactaagggggagatacctaccagctcacaccacaacacaccgtacaacatggtatacaactaaaaccagttaacagcgtgaaccaaagagatcagcaacaggctgacctttagcaaaacacaacctttgtgcaacATACGCAGtaactatttacaattactgcagatagagaccgcactgggacgggcgcccagcatcctctacggactaagagaaaaggatttactggtaggtattaaaaatactattttctcctttgtcctagaggatgctggggactccaaaaggaccatggggtttataccaaagcttcagaccgggcgggagagtgctgatgactctgcagcaccgattgagcaaacatgaggtcctcatcagccagggtatcaaacttgtagaattttgcaaaagtgtttgaacccgaccaagtagctgctcggcaaaattgtaatgccgagacgcctcgggcagccgaccaagatgagcccaccttcctagtggaatgggctttcaccaatttcggtaacggtaatccagccgtagaatgagcctgctgaaacgtATTACAgagccagcgtgcaatagtctgcttagaagcaggagcgccaaccttgttggccgcatacaggacaaacagcgctctgttttcctaacacgagccgttctggctacacaaattttcaaagctctgaccacatcaagagacttggaatccgccaaggcttcagtagccacaggcaccacaataggttggttcatgaaaaccaccttaggcagaaattgttgacgagttctcaattccgctctatccacatggaaaatcagataggggcttttgtgagacaaagccgccaattcggacacccgccttgcggacgccaaggccaagagcatgaccactttccaagtgagaaatttcaactcaaccttttgtaaaggttcaaaccaatgtgacgtaaggaactgtaacaccacgttaaggtcccatggtgccactgggggcacaaagggaggttggatgagcagcacacccttcacaaaagtctgtacttctggaagtgaggccaattccctttgaaagaaaatttataaggccgaaacctgcactttaatggagcctaacttcaggcccgcaaccacacctgcttgcaaaaagtggagaaaacaacccagctgaaattcttccgtaggagccttcttggattcgcaccaagacacatattttcaccaaatatggtgataatgcttcgccattacctcctttctagctttaagtagagtggggatgacttccccgggaataccctttctagctaggatttggcgttcaaccgccataccatcAAACgccaccgcggtaagtcctggaacatgcagtgaccctgctgtaacaggtcctctcttagaggaagaggccagggatctcctgtgagtaattcctgaagatccggataccaggcccccgtggccaatctggaacaacgagtatcgcctgaacccttgttcttcctatgatccttatcacctttgggatgagtggaagtggagggaacacatagaccgcctgaaacacccacggtgtcaccagtgcgtccactgctattgcttgagggtccctcgacctggaacaatatgtctgaagcttcttgttgaggcgagacgccatcatgtctatttgaggaagtccccaacaacttgtcacttctgcaaagacctcttgatgaagacccaactctcctggatggagatcgtgtctgctgaggaagtctgcttctcagttgtccactctgggaatgaagaccgctgatagagcgcttgcatgtttttccacccatcgaagaatcttggtggcctcctccatcgccgctctgctctttgttccgccctggcagtttacgtgcgccacggctgtaatgttgtccgactgaatcaggacgggccggtcgcgaagaagatgttccgcttgccaaAGGCCATTGTAGGTGGCCctaaactccagcacgtttatgtgcagacaagctttctggcttgaccattttccctggaaattttgtccctgtgtgactgctccccaacctcggagactcgcgtccgtggtcaccagaacccaatcctggatcccgaacctgcaaccctctagaaggtgagaactttggagccaccacaggccagtactcgagtgcagtgatgaatcaacACTGTTGGCGGTTtccgaagttccttgaccatgttctggagttcctgagccttttccaacgggagaaagatcctctgcagttccgtgtccagaatcatgcccaaaaacgacagccgagttgtcggaatcaactgcgactttggtaaatttaggagccagccatgttgttgcagcaccttcagggagagcgcaacgctttttagtaactgctcccttgacctcgcctttatcaggagatcgtccaagtatgtgataaatGTGACCCCTGTGCTTGCGcagtagcaccatcatttccgccattactttggtgaaaatcctcggggccgtggaaagaccaaacggcaacgtctgaaattggtagtgacaatcctgaacagcgaacctcaggaacgcctgaggaggatatatggggacatgtaggtatacatcctttatgtcgactgacaccataaaatccccccccccctccaaactggagatcacagctctgagagattccatctagaatttgaatctttttaaatacaggttgagggatttgaagttcagaatcggtctgaccgagccatccggcttcgggaccacgaacagggttgaataaaacccctttcccctgttgtaacgggggaaccgtgacaatgacttgctggtgacacagcttttgtatcgcaggacacactacctctctctctggggagaaactggtaaggccgatttgaaaaatcgg
Proteins encoded in this region:
- the LOC135057353 gene encoding olfactory receptor 6C4-like; protein product: MGLCLASLKVQVSALSIWFQQRLEPLADVRTILQVGTLDITSICPSGCSMGFVIGSSGLTTDSFGTLETVVKSDPFAGCTLENRSWTNEFLLLGFTNERDKSVILFIFFFLIYIMTLLGNITIISLATVEITLRTPMYFFLNNFSYLEIGYTTTTVPRMLYHLLSGNMAISFNSCLTQMYFFFVFGTTEFFILALMGFDRYLAICHPLHYTTIMNKQFCYQLVLGSWVSGCLVPTVPTIVLSRKPFCGSKIINHFFCDVGPLVKLSSPDTFFLDVFVFMISAVVVLSSLLLITISYVFIISAILRISSSSGRHKAFSTCASHFSVVTIFFGTVIFMYVRPSSVENYQMDKAVSVFYSVVTPALNPLIYSLRNNEVKRALRKVFQRRQKSLESLGVIYSIKHKANFRQH